A window of Pelomonas sp. SE-A7 genomic DNA:
GAAATGCTGGGCCCGCAGGTCGAAGCTGACCATGGCTTCGCGATGGCTGAGCCGTAGCTTGGTGGCCCGCTCCAGCACGCCTTGCACGCCCACGTCGGCCAGCACCCGGGCCGAAGGGTCGGCCTCGTCCGGCGCGGCACCCGGGTCCGCTTCGCGCAGCGAGCGGTTGTAGACCTGCAGGTCGGAGAGCAGGACCGACGGCGCCGCGCTGTTGCGTCGGAACGCCGGCAGGTCGATCTCCAGCACGCCCGGCTGGCCGAAGTAGATGCGCCCATCGGCCCCGAGCGCTGAGGCGCGGCCGGAATGGCCCGGCAGGAAGCGCAGGGCCGTGCCGCCGAAACGCTGCACCTCGCGCCGCTCGGGGTCCATGCGGACGATGCCGCCCGTGCTCACGAACCACAAAGCATCGTCATGGCCCAGCTGCATGTAGCTGACGCGGCCGGGCGGCTGGCCCGGCAGGTCGCTCCATGGCCGCAGCTTCCAGCGCTCCCCGGCCGGCTCCAGCGAGAACAGGCCGGCACTGCTGGCCATCCACAGCCGGCCCCCACGGTCCTGCTTCAGCGAGGTGACGACCAGGGTTTCCAGGTCCAGGCCGCCCTCGTCGCGCAGCAGCGGCTGGATGAAGCGCTCGCCCTGCAGGAGCCGCAGGCCGCGATTGGTGCCGACCCACAGCCGGCCCTGGGCATCGACCAGCATGGACATCAGCTCGGATTCGCTCAGCGTGGCCTTGGCACCCTCGACCTGGCTGGGCAGCACGCGGACCTGGCCGTCGCGCTCCCGCACATGGATGCCGTGGCTGGCCCCTATCCAGAGCCGGCCGGCCGGATCCAGCACCAGGCTCACGATGGGCTTGAGCTTGCTGGTCGCCTCGCCCAGCGCCGCGGGCCGGATCTTGCGCGTGCCTTCGGGCAGCCAGTACAGCCCGGTGTCGGCGCCAATCCAGAGTCCGCGCCCCGGCTCGTTCTTCAGCGTCTGCACATAGCCGACCTGCAGGTCGCCGGCATCCGGTTGCTCGGCGGTGCCCGTTTCCAGGTCGAGCCGCACCACCCCCTTGCCATAGGTCCCCAGCCAGAGGTGGCGGTCATCGTCGAGGTCCATGCCGAACACGAAGTTGCTGGGCAAGGTGTCGGCCTCGCTGAACACGCGGGCATAGTGGCGCATGCCGCCCTGACGCAGGTCGACCAGCGAGATCTGGGAGACCCAGGTGCCTATCCACAGCACACCGCTGCGGTCCTGGAAGAAGGCCGAGACCGTGTCGTTGTTCAGGCTGGTGGCGATGGCCGGGTGGTTGCGAAACGCCTCGGCACTCTCGCCACCCGGCTTCACCCGCCAGGCGCCGGCACCACCCGTGCCTATCCAGATCGAGCCCTCGTCGTCCAGCCCCAACGCATGGATGGTCCGCTGCGGCAGGCCCAGACGCTGCGGCAGGTCGAGCTCGCGGCCGTCACCCAGGTCGAGCACGCGCAGCCAGCCGGGGCCGCCCAGCCAGGCCCGCCCCCGTTTGTCGAGGACCATGCTGGACACCCAGGCTTGGCCGGTGGGCGGCGCCGCCAGGGGCCAGCGCTGCAGCACTCGCCCCGTGGCGTCGAGATGGGTGAGGTCGGCGCCCGCCACCAGCCACACGCCGCCCTTGCCGTCGGACTGCATGGCCTCAAGCCTCGGCTTGCCCACCCTGGGCCAGGCATTGAGGCCTTCCAGCGGCACGGCTGTGAAGCGGCGTGTCGCCATCTCGTACTGCAGCAGTTGCCAGGGCGTCTGCACCCAGACCCGACCCGGCCCGGCCGGCTGCAGCTGCCTGACCGAGCGCTCGGGCAGACGGCGCTCCTCAGGCCAGGCCAGGCGCTCGTTGGTTTCGGAGCGCGGGTCGAACAGATTGAGCCCATCCACCGTGGCGACCAGCAGGCGGCCATCGTCCTGCCAGAGCAGGCTCTGCACCCAGGAGTGGCTCAGCGAGCCGGGATCCCGCGGATTGTGGGGAAAGCGCCAGCCGCGGCGCCCGTCGTAGCGGACCAGGCCCCCGGTCGTGCCCAGCCACATCTGGCCCAGGTCGTCCTGCAGCGCGCAGATCAGCACGCCGGCCGAATCCAGCCTCTCGTTGCCGAGGAGCTCGAAGCGCAGGCTTTGCATGCCAGGTCCGGCCTGTGCCTGCAAGCCAAGAAATAGCCAGCAAAGCAATAGGAAGCGCAAGGGCCGCATGGGTCCAGACCAAGAAACCGACGCTCCCCGTCAAGGTTATTTGTCTTGTATCAATCGCGTCGTGGCGCGACCAGGGGCAAGAGTATCTCGAAGACCGCCCCTTGTCCCGGCTCGCTGGTGACCGTGACCTGTCCGCCCAACAAAGAGTTGACCAGGGTGTAGACCAGGTGCAGGCCCAGGCCGTTGCTGCCGCGGCCGAAGCGGGTGGTGAAGAAGGGATCGAACACCCGACCTATGACCTCGGGCGCAATGCCGGCGCCATCGTCCTCAAGCCGCAGCCGCAGCCGCTCGGCGCCCAGCGGCTCGGCCACCAGGCGCAACAGGCCGTCACGGCGGTCGCCAAACCCATGCTCGATCGCGTTGTCCAGCCACTGCTTCAGCACCTGGTGCAGGGCGGACGGATAGCTGTCCAGCATCAGTCCGTCTGGCACCTCCAGCTGTAGTCGATGCCCCCTCTCGGCCAGCACGCCCAGGTGCAGGCTTTTCAGCTCCTCGGCCAGACTCGCCAGCTCGAAGCGACTGCGCTGCTGGTCGACCGGGTCGACCGCCAGCTGCTTGAAGCTGCTCACCAGGTCGCTGGCCTTGTGCAGGCTGCGCAGCAGCAGCTCTTCGCCGGCATCGAGCGAGCGCTCGAAGTGCTGCAGGTCGGCACGGCGCAGCTGGCCCTCGTTGAGCACCCGCGTCAGCTTGCGGGCATCCTCGAACAAGGTGCTGGCCGCCAGCAGACCATTGCCCAGCGGCGTGTTGAGCTCATGCGCCACGCCCGCCACCAGATGCCCCATGGCCGCCAGCTTGCGCTGCTCCACCAGCTGGTGCTGCGCCTCCTGCAGCGCGTGGTACGCATCGGCGTTGTCCAGCGCCACGGCCGTGTAGGCGCCCAGGGTCTGCAGCATGTCCAGATGGGTCTTGTCGAAGGCATGCGCCTGATCGCTCAGCACGACCAGCACGCCCATGGTCTCGCCCTTGATCTGCAAGGGCACATAGATCGCCGAGCGCGCAACGCTGGGCACGCTGCTGCCGTCGGCCAGCTCGACCTGCTGGCCCGGACGCTCGCGCACCGCGGCATCCAGCAGCCGGATGTCCTGTTCGAACTCGCCAATCAGCAGGGGCCGGCCTTCTCGCACGCAACGGGCCGCCGGCTGCTCGGCCGCGTCAAGGCTGCGGCGGTAGGGCTTGATCGCCTGGCCGCGATGGATCATGAAGTCGAACTCCACCACGCCCTCCTCCCGATTGACCAGGCCCACGCCGAAGGTGGTGGCCGGCATCAGCGATGCCACATGCTTGAACAGCGCGTTCTGGATCGCCGCCATGTCCAGCGACGCGGTCAGCTCGCGGCCGATCTCGCTGAGCGTGGCGATTTGCTGGCGCTGGGCCTGCACCTCCGCCGTGCGCCGCGCCACTTCGGATTCCAGCCGCAGCTGCTCCCGCTTCAGCCCGCGCAGCCGCAGCTGCCAGGCGCTGACCAGGCCGGCCAGCAGCAGCAAGCCCACCAGGCCACGGAACCAGGCCGACTTCCACCACGGCGGCAGCACCTCGACCTCCAGCAGCTGGCGCGGCTCGCCCCAGACTCCGTCCGGGTTGGCCGCCTTGGCCATCAGCCGGAAATTGCCGGCATCCAGGTTGGTGTAAGTGGCCAGGCCCTGGCCGGGCCGGCCTTCTATCCAGCGCTGGTCGAAGCCTTCCAGCTTCCAGGCGTAGCGGACCTGGCCGGGGCTGTAGAAATGCTGGGCCCGCAGGTCGAAGCTCACCATGCCCTCGCGATGGCTGAGCCGTACGGCCTGAGCCCGCTCCAGCACGCCCTGCACGCCCACATCGGCCAGGCTCTGGGCCGAGGGGTCGCTGCTGTCGGGCTTGTCCTCGGGCCTCGCATCGCGCAGCGAGCGGTTGTAGACCTGCAGGTCGGACAGCAGCACCTGCGGCGGCACCGCATTGCTGCTGTAGGCCGCCGGGTTGAACTGGATCACGCCGGACTGTCCGAAGAACAGCCGGCCCTGGGACCCCAGCGCCGCTGCACGCACCTGAATGCCACCCAGCAGGCGCCGTGCCAGGCCGTCGTAATGCCGGGCCTGCCGGCGCTCGGCATCCAGCCGCACCAGGCCGGCCGCGCTGGCGAACCACAGGCCGTCGTCCTGGTCGACCAGCAGGTTGCTGACCCCGCCAGCCGGCAAGCCCAGCACCTCGGTGACGGCCCGCGCCCGCCAGCGCCCGCCAGCGGCCGCGACCAGCTCGAACAAGCCGAACTCGGTCCCCATCCAGAGCCGGCCCCGTCGGTCCTGGGCCAAGGCCAGCACCTTCAACAGGTCGAGGTCCAGGCCGGGTATGTCGGCCAGCAAGGGCTGGACGAAGTGCTCGCCCGCCAGCAGGCGCAAGCCCCGGTCGGTGCCCACCCACAGGCGGCCCTCGCGATCGGGCAGCAAGGCGGTCACGGCGGATTCGCTCAACGTCGCCTTGCCGCCTTCGACCTGCACCGGCAAAGCCTGCACCTCGCCATTGGCCGCCACCTTGAGGACGCCATGGCGGCCGCCCAGCCACAGCTGGCCCGCGCCGTCCAGCTTCACCCGACGCACGGCCTTCAGCTTGCCGGTCCATTCGCCCAGCGGCGCCAGGCGCACCCGGGTTTCACCCACGGGTAGCAAGTACGCGCCGGTGTCGGCACCAATCCACAAGCCCCGGCCCGGCTGCCAGCTCAGCGCCTGCGCATAGCCCAGCGGCAGGTCACCGCTGTCCAGCGCCTGGGCCTGGCCGGTGTCCAGGGTCAGGCGCAGCACGCCGCCGCCATAGGTAGCGACCCAGACATGGTTGTCATCCTCGACCTCGATGGCATGCACGCTGAAGTCGGGCAGGGTGTCGGGCTCGCTGAACACCTGGGAGTAGCTGCGCCAGCCCTTCTGGCGCAGATCCGCCAGCGAAACCTGGCCGCTCCAGCTGCCAACCCAGAGCACGCCGCTGCGATCCTGGAAAAGGCCCGAGACCGAATCGGCGACCAGGCTCCGGGGCTGCGCCGGATGGTTGCGGAACTGCTCCGCCTTCGCACTGCCGCGAGGCACGCGCCACAGACCTTGGCTGCCGGTGCCTATCCAGACCGTGTCCTCGTCGTCGGCCATCACGGCATGGACCGACTTGCCGGCCAGGTCCAGGTTCTCAGGCAGCGGCAATTGCCGGCCGTCACGCAGGTCGATCAATTGCAGCCAGCCCCCGCCACCAACCCAGGCCCGGCCTTGCTTGTCCACACTCATGACCTCCACGTCGGTCCTGCCCTTGGGCGGCCTGGCCAGCGGCCAGCGCTGGCTGATCCGGCCCTGATGATCGACATGAATCAGCTCGATGCCGGCCACCAGCCAGACGCCGCCCTGGCCATCGGACTCCAGGCCGACCAGGTATGCACCGGCTTCGCCGCCAAACTTCTGCAAGCCTTCCAGCGGCACCGGCGTGAACTGCCGCTGCCTGGGCTCGTACAGCAGCAGCTCGAAGTAGGTCCGGGTCCAGATCTTGCCTTCCGTGGCCGGCTGCAAGCCGCGCAGGCCGCGATGGGCCACGCGCCGCTGACCCGGCAGCGCCACGCGCTCGTTGGCCTCGGTGTAGGTGTCGAAGACATTGAGGCCATCGGCCGTGGCCACCAGCAGCACGCGCTCGTCCTGCCACATCAGCGCCTGGACCCAGGAATGGCTCAGCGAGCTGGCATTGCGCGCGTCATTGCGAAACAGCTTGCCGCGCCGGCCGTCGTAGCGGACCAGGCCGGAGCTGGTGCCCAGCCACATCTGGCCCAGCCGGTCCTGCACCGCGCATTGCATAGGGCCGCCCGCGCCCAGTTGCTCGGGCTGCAGGTGCTCGAAGCGCAGGGTCTGCAGGCCCGGACCTGCCCACGCGCCAAGGACCAGGCCTAGCCACAGGATCAGCATGCGGAGGGCAGGCATGGCGCCAGCCTAGCGGCAAAGCGCGCGGCCCTCCAGTGGCGGGCAGCCCTCGAATCAGAGGGTGCTGAAGACCCGCATCGCCACCAGGCCCAGCACGAAACCCAGGCCGACGAGGACCAGGGTCTGCAGCAGCCGGTTGGTGCGGCGCTGCTCCAGCAAGAGCGCCCGCAGCAGTTCGCCGTCCTGTGGCCCGGCCTGGCGCTTCAGCGATTCGTGCAGCAGCCGCGGCAGCTCGGGCAGGAACTGGGCAAAGCGCGGCGCTTCCTTCTTCAGCTGGCTGACCAGGGCGCGCCAGCCGATCTGCTCGTCCATCCAGCGCTCCAGGAAGGGCTTGGCCGTGGCCCAGAGGTCCAGCTCGGGGTCGAGCTGGCGGCCCAGGCCCTCGATGTTCAGCAGCGTCTTCTGCAGCAGCACCAGCTGGGGCTGGATCTCGACGTTGAAGCGGCGCGAGGCCTGGAACAGGCGCATCAGCACCTGGCCCAGCGAGATGTCCTTCAGCGGCCGGTCGAAGTGCGGCTCGCAGACGGCGCGCACCGCGCTTTCCAGCTCGTCGACCCGGGTGTCGGCCGGCACCCAGCCCGACTCGATGTGCAGCTCGGCCACGCGCTTGTAGTCGCGCTGGAAGAAGGCCACGAAGTTCTGCGCCAGGTAGTCCTTGTCGTTCTCGCTGAGCGTGCCGATGATGCCGAAGTCCAGCGCGATGTAGCGGCCGAAGGTCTCCGGCGCCAGGCTGACCTGGATGTTGCCCGGGTGCATGTCGGCATGGAAGAAGCCGTCACGGAACACCTGGGTGAAGAAGATGGTGACGCCATCGCGGGCCAGCTTCTTGATGTCGATGCCGGCCTCCCTGAGGCGCTGCATCTGCGAGATCGGCACGCCGACCATGCGCTCCATCACGATGACGTCCTGGGTGCAGAGCTCCCAGATCATCTCGGGCACCATGACCAGCTGCAGGTCGTCCATGTTGCGGCGCAGCTGGGCGGCATTGGCGGCCTCGCGCACCAGGTCCAGCTCGTCGTGCAGGTAGGTGTCGAACTCGGCCACGACCTCGCGCGGCTTCAGGCGACGGCCGTCGGCCGAGAGCCGCTCGACCCAGCCGGCCAGCGTCCGCATCAGCGCCAGGTCGTCCTCGATCACGTCCAGCATGCCGGGCCGCAGCACCTTGACCGCCACCTCGCGGCCGTCCTTGAGCACCGCGAAATGCACCTGGGCGATGGAAGCGCTGGCCACCGGCTGGTCCTCGAAGCTGGCGAACAGCTCCTCGATGCGGCGGCCGAAGGCCTGTTCGATCAGGGCCCGCGAACGGGCGGCGTCGAAGGGCGGCACGCTGTCCTGCAGCTTGGCCAGCTCGCCGGCGATGTCGGCCGGCAGCAGGTCGCGCCGGGTCGACAGCACCTGGCCGAACTTGACGAAGATAGGCCCCAGCCGCTCCAGCGCCAGGCGCAGGCGCACGCCGCGCGGCTCGTTCCAGCGGCGGCCGAAGGACACGATGCGGTGCAGCCAGCGCATGCGCCGGCCGCTGAAGGCCGCCAGGGCCAGCTCGTCCAGGCCGAAGCGCCGGAGGGTCCAGGCGATGACCAGCAGCCGGGCCAGGTACCTCATGGGTTCTTGCGGGCCCCGAAGCCGGCAGCGCCTTGTGCCACGCCGGCCAGCTGGCTCAGTGCCGCAGTAGCGGCCTGGCCGAAGCGCGCCAGTTGCTGGGCCGCCAGCGGACCGACCAGGCTGGCCAGGTCGTCGGCGATATCCCAGCGCAGATTGGCCATCAGCCAGTTGACCTCGCCGGCCAGGGCCGCGTCACCCTGAACGGTGACACGCGGCTTGACGCCGCTGAACGCGCCCAGGGCCATGGCGGCCGGATTGCTGGCGTCCAGCTCGACCCGCAGGTCGGGCTGGGCCGGCACCGCATCCAGCCGCTCGAAAAGGCCGGCCGGCGTGACCTGCAGGGCCAGGTCGGGCGCCGCGGGCAGCAGCGACGGCCAGCCGCCGAGGCTGATCACCAGGCTGCGGCCCGACTGCGGCTTGAGGCGCTCGGTGGCCACGCTTTCGCGCGACAGCACATGGTTGATGAGCAGAACCAGGCGCTCCTGCACGGCAGGGGCCAGGGCTTGGGACCATTGATCAAAAGGCATCGGGGCATTGTAGGCAGCCCGCCGGGACGGGGATTTGCCACAGATAGGCCCCGGCGAGGCAGCGCCGCTGAGAGAGAATCCGCGCGCAAGCCTCCCGGGGCACCCCGGGCGCCAACGAGCATCATCCCCATGAGCAGCAACCCCAAGATCCTCCTGACTGGCGCCACCGGCTACATCGGCTCCCACACCTGGCTGGCCCTGCTGGCTGCGGGCTTCGACGTGGTCGGCGTGGACGACTTCTCCAACAGCTCGCCGGCCGTGCTGCCGCGCATCGCCCAGTTGTCCGACCAACAGCCGCA
This region includes:
- a CDS encoding two-component regulator propeller domain-containing protein; this encodes MPALRMLILWLGLVLGAWAGPGLQTLRFEHLQPEQLGAGGPMQCAVQDRLGQMWLGTSSGLVRYDGRRGKLFRNDARNASSLSHSWVQALMWQDERVLLVATADGLNVFDTYTEANERVALPGQRRVAHRGLRGLQPATEGKIWTRTYFELLLYEPRQRQFTPVPLEGLQKFGGEAGAYLVGLESDGQGGVWLVAGIELIHVDHQGRISQRWPLARPPKGRTDVEVMSVDKQGRAWVGGGGWLQLIDLRDGRQLPLPENLDLAGKSVHAVMADDEDTVWIGTGSQGLWRVPRGSAKAEQFRNHPAQPRSLVADSVSGLFQDRSGVLWVGSWSGQVSLADLRQKGWRSYSQVFSEPDTLPDFSVHAIEVEDDNHVWVATYGGGVLRLTLDTGQAQALDSGDLPLGYAQALSWQPGRGLWIGADTGAYLLPVGETRVRLAPLGEWTGKLKAVRRVKLDGAGQLWLGGRHGVLKVAANGEVQALPVQVEGGKATLSESAVTALLPDREGRLWVGTDRGLRLLAGEHFVQPLLADIPGLDLDLLKVLALAQDRRGRLWMGTEFGLFELVAAAGGRWRARAVTEVLGLPAGGVSNLLVDQDDGLWFASAAGLVRLDAERRQARHYDGLARRLLGGIQVRAAALGSQGRLFFGQSGVIQFNPAAYSSNAVPPQVLLSDLQVYNRSLRDARPEDKPDSSDPSAQSLADVGVQGVLERAQAVRLSHREGMVSFDLRAQHFYSPGQVRYAWKLEGFDQRWIEGRPGQGLATYTNLDAGNFRLMAKAANPDGVWGEPRQLLEVEVLPPWWKSAWFRGLVGLLLLAGLVSAWQLRLRGLKREQLRLESEVARRTAEVQAQRQQIATLSEIGRELTASLDMAAIQNALFKHVASLMPATTFGVGLVNREEGVVEFDFMIHRGQAIKPYRRSLDAAEQPAARCVREGRPLLIGEFEQDIRLLDAAVRERPGQQVELADGSSVPSVARSAIYVPLQIKGETMGVLVVLSDQAHAFDKTHLDMLQTLGAYTAVALDNADAYHALQEAQHQLVEQRKLAAMGHLVAGVAHELNTPLGNGLLAASTLFEDARKLTRVLNEGQLRRADLQHFERSLDAGEELLLRSLHKASDLVSSFKQLAVDPVDQQRSRFELASLAEELKSLHLGVLAERGHRLQLEVPDGLMLDSYPSALHQVLKQWLDNAIEHGFGDRRDGLLRLVAEPLGAERLRLRLEDDGAGIAPEVIGRVFDPFFTTRFGRGSNGLGLHLVYTLVNSLLGGQVTVTSEPGQGAVFEILLPLVAPRRD
- a CDS encoding two-component regulator propeller domain-containing protein encodes the protein MQSLRFELLGNERLDSAGVLICALQDDLGQMWLGTTGGLVRYDGRRGWRFPHNPRDPGSLSHSWVQSLLWQDDGRLLVATVDGLNLFDPRSETNERLAWPEERRLPERSVRQLQPAGPGRVWVQTPWQLLQYEMATRRFTAVPLEGLNAWPRVGKPRLEAMQSDGKGGVWLVAGADLTHLDATGRVLQRWPLAAPPTGQAWVSSMVLDKRGRAWLGGPGWLRVLDLGDGRELDLPQRLGLPQRTIHALGLDDEGSIWIGTGGAGAWRVKPGGESAEAFRNHPAIATSLNNDTVSAFFQDRSGVLWIGTWVSQISLVDLRQGGMRHYARVFSEADTLPSNFVFGMDLDDDRHLWLGTYGKGVVRLDLETGTAEQPDAGDLQVGYVQTLKNEPGRGLWIGADTGLYWLPEGTRKIRPAALGEATSKLKPIVSLVLDPAGRLWIGASHGIHVRERDGQVRVLPSQVEGAKATLSESELMSMLVDAQGRLWVGTNRGLRLLQGERFIQPLLRDEGGLDLETLVVTSLKQDRGGRLWMASSAGLFSLEPAGERWKLRPWSDLPGQPPGRVSYMQLGHDDALWFVSTGGIVRMDPERREVQRFGGTALRFLPGHSGRASALGADGRIYFGQPGVLEIDLPAFRRNSAAPSVLLSDLQVYNRSLREADPGAAPDEADPSARVLADVGVQGVLERATKLRLSHREAMVSFDLRAQHFYGNAQLRYAWKLDGFDKRWIEGRPGQGLATYTNLDAGHYRLLAKAANPDGVWSEPRELIAVEVLPPWWRAPWFRALLAVSLVASVALAWQLRLRRLKRIQRELEAEVANRTRQIATLSEIGRELTASLDLAAIRRALFEHVESLMPATVFGVGLVNREERVVEFDFMVERGKAFKPYRRSLDAPEQPAARCVATGEAFILREFGHDNRDVDAGVRAHEGQRLQLVDGSEPAQSRSALYVPLKIKGEVIGILSVLSEQPDAYTQTHLDMLQTLGAYTAVALDNADAYRALQAAQSQLVEQRKLASLGHLVAGVAHELNTPLGNGLLAATTLCEDANRLVDGLAQGQLRRSELEGFRESLALGGELLLRSLETASRLVASFKQLAVDQASEQRRRFDLAGLAEEFKQARVSGLSEFGHSLELVVPPGLVLDSFPGGLRQVLEQLLDNAVEHGLAGRRGGHLRLSAEPLGAERIRLRFSDDGQGMAPDVIGRVFDPFFTTRFGRGSNGLGLHLAYTLVHSMLGGQISVSSEPGQGSVFEIQMPREAPRRD
- the ubiB gene encoding ubiquinone biosynthesis regulatory protein kinase UbiB, which codes for MRYLARLLVIAWTLRRFGLDELALAAFSGRRMRWLHRIVSFGRRWNEPRGVRLRLALERLGPIFVKFGQVLSTRRDLLPADIAGELAKLQDSVPPFDAARSRALIEQAFGRRIEELFASFEDQPVASASIAQVHFAVLKDGREVAVKVLRPGMLDVIEDDLALMRTLAGWVERLSADGRRLKPREVVAEFDTYLHDELDLVREAANAAQLRRNMDDLQLVMVPEMIWELCTQDVIVMERMVGVPISQMQRLREAGIDIKKLARDGVTIFFTQVFRDGFFHADMHPGNIQVSLAPETFGRYIALDFGIIGTLSENDKDYLAQNFVAFFQRDYKRVAELHIESGWVPADTRVDELESAVRAVCEPHFDRPLKDISLGQVLMRLFQASRRFNVEIQPQLVLLQKTLLNIEGLGRQLDPELDLWATAKPFLERWMDEQIGWRALVSQLKKEAPRFAQFLPELPRLLHESLKRQAGPQDGELLRALLLEQRRTNRLLQTLVLVGLGFVLGLVAMRVFSTL